In the genome of Desulfovibrio sp. TomC, one region contains:
- a CDS encoding acyltransferase family protein, which yields MGLVRFLLAVAVVINHTGPLYGLVMTDAYMAIKVFFIISGFYMALILTEKYNGPGQTRLFFSNRFLRLFPLYWAVLFLSLGISLVFKFGLHTALLLGPWQTWLDKLAPGTAALLAAANLTIFGQDLLFFSHITDAGSLVFSTDALYRATPAWFFLLIPQAWTVSLELVFYALAPWLARRSTGLLLVLAGASFALRALVYLVDLPFDPWKQRFFPVECGFFLLGILAYRLYAALKPVAIPQATLWKVAGLYLAAIVGYQFLPGFMGKELYLYAATVLSIPFLFRLTKKMAFDRAIGELSYPIYITHWTVIMVVEYACGRSHLPVIALVATVAVSVALNHVVADPIERFRQRRVLRSR from the coding sequence ATGGGTCTGGTGCGATTTCTCCTGGCCGTCGCCGTGGTCATCAACCACACCGGGCCGCTCTATGGCTTGGTGATGACCGACGCCTATATGGCCATCAAAGTTTTTTTTATTATATCTGGGTTTTACATGGCCCTGATCCTGACTGAAAAATACAACGGTCCGGGACAGACGCGGCTTTTTTTCTCAAACCGCTTTCTGCGCCTCTTTCCCTTGTATTGGGCGGTGTTGTTTCTGTCCCTGGGCATCTCCCTGGTCTTCAAATTCGGCCTGCACACCGCCCTGCTCCTCGGGCCGTGGCAGACCTGGCTTGACAAACTCGCGCCCGGCACGGCCGCCCTGCTCGCCGCTGCCAACCTGACGATCTTCGGCCAGGATCTGCTGTTTTTCAGCCATATTACCGACGCCGGCAGTCTGGTTTTCAGTACCGATGCCCTGTACCGGGCAACACCCGCCTGGTTTTTCCTGCTCATCCCCCAAGCCTGGACCGTGTCCCTGGAATTGGTGTTTTATGCCCTGGCCCCCTGGCTGGCGCGCCGCAGCACCGGGCTGCTCCTGGTCCTGGCCGGGGCGAGCTTTGCCTTGCGTGCCCTGGTCTATCTGGTCGATCTGCCCTTTGACCCCTGGAAACAGCGGTTCTTTCCGGTGGAATGCGGCTTTTTCCTGCTCGGCATCCTGGCCTACCGGCTCTACGCGGCCCTCAAACCCGTGGCCATTCCCCAGGCAACCCTCTGGAAAGTCGCCGGCCTCTATCTGGCCGCCATCGTGGGCTACCAGTTCCTGCCCGGGTTTATGGGCAAAGAACTCTATCTTTATGCCGCAACCGTGCTGTCCATTCCCTTCCTGTTCCGGCTGACCAAGAAAATGGCCTTTGACCGGGCCATCGGCGAGCTGTCCTATCCCATTTACATCACCCACTGGACGGTCATCATGGTGGTTGAATACGCCTGCGGCCGCAGCCATCTGCCGGTCATCGCCCTGGTCGCGACTGTTGCCGTCAGTGTGGCGCTCAACCACGTGGTCGCCGATCCCATCGAACGCTTCCGCCAGCGGCGCGTGCTTCGTAGCCGCTAG